Genomic DNA from Oncorhynchus clarkii lewisi isolate Uvic-CL-2024 chromosome 5, UVic_Ocla_1.0, whole genome shotgun sequence:
AGTAATAATAAGCATTTCTGGACAGGTACCTCAAGGTTGCTGTCACAAGCTAGTGCACGACTCAACTGAGGGCATCACATCTCTGACTCTGTTATGCAGCAGCAATTGTCACATGTAATTACAGTGTTGCATTCTGTAAAAGAATACTGCTTCACAGTGTGTGAAACACTGCACTAAGAAAATGCATACAGGACGTCTGTGATTGTAGCCTAAAGGCATTTATTCTGTCTTGACTGGGCTGCCATGAGATGACAGCATTTGTCTTGTCATATAGGGAGAGGAATGAATGCTTTAAGCTGTTGTAGGAGATGAGAGAAGTAGTGTTTGAGACTGAGAGAACTGGTTGACCCCAGTGAGTGAGTGTTCCAGTAGGCATACAGGAACTTTGCTCAATCGTATATAGGATAAATGCAGTTCTCTGGCATAGACTATATAGGATCGGGATGAATGCTTTAAAATGTTGTAGTAGATGAGCGAACATGACCTCAGAGAGTGAGTGATTCATTACTAGGCGTGCTTCTCTCGCTCAATCTCCCTTTGCATAGATATACTGGGCTCTAGGCCAGCTCCGCACCAGAGCATCTGAATGACAACTCTGCATTCTCCAGGCGATGTGAGCTCTCTTTATAATGGCCCGGCCTGCACCTGCagcagccaaacacacacacagtctatctTTGCTTCTGTCGCTCTCTGATCTGTCCCCTTTCTATCTCTTGTGCTCACCCTATCTTTGCACTTGACttgctctctttctatctcttgcGCGctcatatgtttacattgtttatttcacttgctctgGCATTTTGCATATTAACCGTtaacattaaacacacacaaaagtTTCAAAAGAGAAAGACGTTTGAAATGTCATTAACGCTCCTCTCTCTTTCATGCTGGGAGAGAGGCGACTAATGTTTGTCTCGTGCTGGCAGGCTAGTCACTGCTGGTCTGTTTACTAGGATGTGTTCACTATCTGCTTACTACGTGGGTTGACGGTAGAGCTGGGCGATATATCAAATAAACGTTGTTTCTGTCGCAAGGCAATGTGGCACCATGTACCATTGTCAGCATTTTAGCCACCGACTGTTATGTGTTCACtatctagtctgtgttttatcaATGTGCAATGAACatagacacacgcatgcacataaGGAATTAGCAACTCGTTCTCCACTTGATTTCAATGTCTaaacaaagtggacaggctagcatgctgctcaaacagttggagacggacAGGTGGGTGTGTTCATAGCAGATCAACTGTTATCCCTTGTCAGCTATGAAATAGATCAaagttggctaaacttgaaatCTAAATATTAGCTGGCTATGCACTAGCACGTGGGCTTGTTCTTGAGATATTGTTTATGAGACCTGTGTTCATTTTCTATAATGCCCACTAAAAGAAGTAGGTCATTATTGGTGGCGATCTGCATGGTTCTGGATACATTTGTAACAAAAAGCATTTTCATGAAcagacttgaaagccagatcagtcattattgcaaaaaataaaaaacaggttaaactattttgattaaataattagTGGTTTTAGAATGGTTTTATTTAGCTTAGGTATAATTTTCCAAGTTTTGAATTCATTAGATTTTTGCTGACTGTTTAAATGCAGTGTATTTAGCTTTAATTGTGCAACTAagcttttatttatatatatatagggccaaaagtatgtggacaccctttcaaattagtgaatttggctatttcagccacacgcgTTGCTGACATTAAAATGGCCTGTACTGAATGGCTCGGTGACTTTCAACttgacaccgtcataggatgccacctttccaacaagtcagttcgtcaaatttctgccctgctagagcttccctggtcaactgtaagtgctgtaatgttgaagtggaaacgtttacgggcaacaactgctcagctgcaaagtggtaggccaaacaagctcacagaacgggaccaccgagttctgaagcgcgtagcgtgtaaacatcttctgtcctcggttgcatcactgactaccaagttccaaactgcctctggaatcaacgtcagcacaataactgttcgccgggagcttcatgaaatgggtttccatggccgagcagccgcacacaagcctaagatcaccatgcgaaATGCCAAgggttggctggagtggtgtcaagctcgccgccattggactctggaacagtggaaacgcgttctctggagtgatgcttCACCATCTCACACTACCTGCTCGAATGCATAGTATCAACTGTAAgatttggtggaagaggaataatggtctggggctgtttttcatggttcgggctacaccccttagttccagtgaagggaaatcttaatgctacagcatacaatgacattctagacagttCTGTGctgccaactttgtggcaacaaagccctttcctgtttcagcatgacaatgctcccgtgcacaaagctaggtccgtacagaaatggtttgttgagatcggtgtgtaagaacttgactggcctgcacagagccctgacctcaactccatctaACACCTTTCAAGTTAATTAGAATGCAGACTTCgggccaggtctaatcgcccaacatcagtgcctgacctccctaatgctcttgtggctgaatggaagcaagtccccgtatCAATGTtccacatctagtggaaagctttccaagaagagtggaggctgttattgcaccAAAGGGAGGAACAActgcatattaatgcccatgattttggaatgagatgttcgacgagcaggtgtccacatacctttggtcatatagtgtatattgtgaataagtttaaaaaaaattgagatATGAGAggaggttaccaagaacccgatggtcactctgacagagcttcatagttcctctgtggagatggaagaacctttcagaaggacaaccatctctgcagcactccaccaattaggcctttatggtagagtggccagacggaagccactcctcaataaaaagcacatgacagcccgcttggagtttgccaaaaggcacctaaaagactgagaccatgagaaacaagattctctggtctgatgaaaccaatattgaattatttggcttgaatgccaaacgtctcgtctggaggaaacctggcaccatccttacggtgaagcatggtgttggcagcatcatgctgggggggatgtttttcagctataaggaccgggagactagtcagcaAATCCTTGTGAAACccagctccagagcactcaggacctcagacaggggtgaaggttcacgttccaacaggacaacgaccataagcacaaagcttctctgctgcctgtgactggaacaaattgcaaaaatcgctgaagttggagacttttatctccctcaccaacttcaaacatctgctatctgagcagctaaccgatcgctgcagctgtacatagtctatcggtaaatagcccatccatttttacctacctcatccccatactgtttttatttatttacttttctgctcttttgcacaccaatatctctacctgtacatgaccatctgatcatttatcactccagtgttaatctgcaaaattgtaattattcgcctacctcctcatgccttttgcacacaatgtatatagactctctttttttactgtgttattgacttgttaattgtttactccatgtgtaactctgttcacactgctatgctttatcttggccaggtcgcagttgcaaatgagaacttgttctcaactagcctacctggttaaataaaggtgaaataaaataaataaaaagccaagacaacgcttcggttcaagtctctgaatgtccttgagtggccaagccagagcccagacttgaacccgatcaaacatctctggagagacctgaaaatagctgtgcagtgatgctctccatccaaccatccaaactccccaaatactggtgtgccaagcttatagcgacatacccaagaatactggaggttgtaatcgctgccaaaggtgcttcaacaaagtactgagtaaagggtctgaatacttaagtaaatgtgatagttcatttttattttttattagcaAAAAAATGTtacaactgtttttgctttgtcattatggggtattgtgtgtagattgattgaggattattattattattattttaaataaggctgtaacgtaacaaaatgtgggaaaagtcaagggatctgaatactttccgaatgcactgtttataGCCTAGTCCCTCGCAAATAGATGgtctccttattgtccctattcTTGGGTGGTGGCATTCAGTCGCCTCTcggatgtctgtctctgtccttgttGAGGGAGGCCAGTGGGACCTGTCGTAACGGTCTGAAGGGGAGGCTCACAGCCGTGATATGATAAGCGTCCACTCGTGCTTTATTGAATTATCTCTGCTGGCGTCCGATGCCACACACTCGTTCACTGCAGGGGAGCCCCATCTCCATATTCTTCAgtgtctcacctctctccccatctctattcTTCCCTTTTTTCTTTACCATATCTTCTCCTATTCTTCAGTGTGTCTAGTCTCCACAGCCTGTTCTCCTTTCCTCGGGGATTAACTCGCCACCATGCCCTCTAATTCCAGATTATGTAAATCTAATACCACCCTGGCTGCACTTTTTATTTTACCAATTCAATATGACACTGCAAAGTTACTCTACCAACCTATGTGATAACTATGGAACAGATATGTAATTAAATGCCCTTTACTTCCTAGGGGAGGGGCGGAGCTACTGTTTGGCAGCGTGAAGGAGCATCATGTGACCCTGCCCAACCAATCAGAACCCTGTGAGTACAAATTGTTTAGCAACATTTTTGTTGATCAATTGTCAATGAATATTTACTTTCatttactatatatattttttaagagacATTACTTCAAGCCAAGGATAGGCCCTGATTATGCAGTACAGACTGATTCTGCACAGTTCTGTTTTAAAACAGACCTCTAACTGAATTCAGTTTAAATTCAGCGACTGAAGGATGATGGACGTGTGGTATTTCTGCCTCCTCTGAttgcctcccctccccctcttaaTTGATCCTGAGAAAATAGCCTTTCTCTTCCATGTGACTAAACAAAACTCAACTGTCACGTGCATAGATGACTTCATTAGTTCAATatatctcctccctttctcctctaacGCCGGCTAAAAGGGAGGAGGGGGTTGTGCGTTAGCCGCTCTTATGGCCCCTACTCAGCGGGGGCTAATATGCAGACACAAAACCCCAGTACAAATCCTACTAAATCATGCTGCTCtatctttctgctctctctctttctcctgcatccatctctctctcccaccactggTGTCCTTGCGTCtgccctctcccttctctccccctccctccatcactctctctctgacctctctcagcCCGTGTTCACATGGTGCCTGGACAGCTGTTGAGCTGGCCATGCTAGCCAGTGGCCTGCCTGCCTTTCTGGTTGCCTTGGCCCCTCAGTTCGGCCAACCCCCCCCTTCTCCATTGAAAATCGGGTATAAAACAGTCCACTCACcccccctcatctcccctctctcattccAGTCTTtcctcagtaaccatggtgtTGGAGcgccctccttccttccctctccagCACCACCAACATCTGTGAGCCACCCCGGGCCTCGACCCATTCTTCTCCTAACTGTTCCATTATTAGGCCTCATTCACTTGTAAATGCAGCCAGTGATACTGTTGATGGGTCTTCCATCCACAACGCAGAGtcagggaggaaaggagagttaGGGGTGGctgtggaggagaagaagaagaaggaagggGGCCCAGGAAGGGATGTTTGGGTATTTGGGGACAATTGTGACAAAGCCTCCCATTTCTTTTTGTGTAAAATCATTTTGGGGGGTTGGCGGGATGGACGAGTGgccctgtttcctctctctatccacctGTTCCTGTGCTCTCCTGGTGGAAATAAGGAAGTGAAAGTAGGTAGAATGGAGGAAAAGGTCTCCTAAAACTGCAGAGCTCATCCCCAGAGGAGGAGGCCTACTGCAGTGGAACTGCAGCTCAACACACTCAACTGGTTTTACTCCTTTCGTTCATAGTACAGCACCTCAGTCATCTCCTGTGATTTACTCCTTTCATTCATAGTACAGCACCTCAGTCATCTCCTGTGATTTACTCCTTTCATTCATAGTACAGCACCTCAGAGCCATCTCCTGTGATTTACTCCTTTCATTCATAGTACAGCACCTCAGAGCCATCTCCTGTGATTTACCCCTTTCATTCATAGTACAGCACCTCAGAGCCATCCCCTGTGATTTACCCCTTTCATTCGTAGTACAGCACCTCAGAGCCATCCCCTGTGATTTACTCCTTTCATTCATAGTACAGCACCTCAGAGCCATCCCCTGTGATTTACCCCTTTCATTCGTAGTACAGCACCTCAGAGCCATCCCCTGTGATTTACTCCTTTCATTCATAGTACAGCACCTCAGAGCCATCTCCTGTGATTTACTCCTTTCATTCATAGTACAGCACCTCATAGTCCTCTCCTGTGATTTACTCCTTTCATTCATAGTACAGCACCTCAGAGCCATCTCCTGTGATTTACTCCTTTCATTCATAGTACAGCACCTCATAGTCCTCTCCTGTGATTTACTCCTTTCATTCATAGTACAGCACCTCAGAGCCATCTCCTGTGATTTACTCCTTTCATTCATAGTACAGCACCTCAGAGCCATCTCCTGTGATTTACTCCTTTCATTCATAGTACAGCACCTCAGAGCCATCTCCTGTGATTTACTCCTTTCATTCATAGTACAGCACCTCATAGTCCTCTCCTGTGATTTACTCCTTTCATTCATAGTACAGCACCTCAGAGCCATCTCCTGTGATTTACTCCTTTCATTCATAGTACAGCACCTCAGAGCCATCTCGGGTCTAGATCTAGATGAATCAGTGACATTGAAATCATTCTATTCGTAAACAGAACCAAAGTAGGAGGGACGGTGGAAAATGTTTTTATAGTGGAGGCCAAAGGCACATCTTTTTTGTGTCCTGTTTTGTCAAATCCTTTTTAgcatactaccgttcaaaagtttgtggtcacttagaaatgtccttgtttttgaaagaaaagcaattgttttgtccatttaaaataacatcaaattgatcaaatatacagtgtagacattgttaatgttgtaaatgactattgtagctggaaacagcagatttttttaatggaatatctacataggcgtacagagtcccattatcagccaccatcactcctgtgttccaatggcacgttatattagctaatccaagtttataatttttaaaggctaatttatcattagaaaacccttttgctgttatgttagcacagctgaaaactgttttgctgattaaagaagcaatacaactggctttctttagactagttgagtatctggagcatcagcatttgtgggttcgattacaggctgaaaatggccagaaacaacaaACGTTCttatgaaactcgtcagtctgttctttttctgagaaatgaaggctattccatgcgagaaattgccaagaaactaaagatctcgtacaacgctgtgtactactcccttcacagaacagcgcaaactggctctaaccagaatagaaaggaaagaggagtgagaggccccagtgcacaactgagcaagaggacaagtacattagtgtctagtttgagaaacagacgcctcacaagtcctcaactgagcttcattaaatagtacccgcaaacaccagtctcaacttcaacagtgaagaagcgactccgggatgctggccttctaggcagagttgcaaagaaaaagccatatctcagactggccaataaaaataaaatattaagatgggcaaaataacacagacactggacagaggaagattgggaaaaggtgttatggacagacaaatctaagtttgaggtgttcggatcatgaagaacatttgtgagacgcagaaaagaTGAtgggaggagtgcttgacgccatctgtcaagcatagTGGAGttaatgtgatggtctgggggtgctttggtggtggtaaagtgggatatttgtacagggtaaaagggatcttgaagaaggaaggctatcactccattttgcaacgccatgccataccctgtttcctcctacaacaggacaatgacccaaagcacagctccaaactatgcaatagcTATTTAGGGAAGAAGTAGTCAGCTGGTATAATtttgtctataatggagtggccagcacagtcaccggatctcaaccccattgagctgtagtgggagcagcttgaccgtatggtacgtaagaagtgcccatcaagccaatccaatttatggaaaggtgcttcaggaagcatggagtaaaatctcttcagattacctcaacaaattgacaactagaatgctaaaggtctgcaaggctgtaattgccgcaaatggaggattctttgacgaaagcaaagtttgaaggacacaattattatttaaattaaaaatcattatttataaccttgtcaacgtcttgactatatttcctattcattttgcaactcatttcatgtatgttttaatggagaacaaggacatttctaagtgaccccaaacttttgagcggtagtgtaggtgtgtggtgtgCGTCAGAAcgtattgttgtttttttctttctttctttgtttgtttgtcgATATGTGTGTCAATGACTGTGTGTGAGTGACCGTGTTGAAGTGTGTGAATGTCCACTCCCTTGCTAGACCCCATAGTAGAACTGTGAGGGATTGATAGGAGTCGTTTGGGTTGTTCTGACCTCCTACAAACAAAGATTTGGTCTCCGTGGCAGTGTAGTGTCCAGGACAACCTTAACACAAAAGTTGGCCAGAGCAGAGAATGCGAGCCTAGGATGACCTTGTTGATCTGCTGTCCgctggacgtgtgtgtgtgtgtgtgtgtgtgtgtgtgtgtgtgtgtgtgtgtgtgtgtgtgtgtgtgtgtgtgtgtgtgtgtgtgtgtgtgtgagataatcCCTTTCTGAATCCTCAATATTTCTCTTTAACCCCTGTGAGTGATTGATGACCCTGGCTCTGAATTCCCCCCTGcctaagacccccccccccctccctcccacacacatcCCAGCAAGATGGATGATTTATTTCCTCCCACCCACAGATAACCACCATATCAATAGTAGTGCAACGCACTGAGAGAATGAGGGGAATTAAgaggaaagaaaaagagagggaatgCTTTGAGCCTGCCGTTCAGACGCCCTCTCCCCTCCGACCCAGACAGCGCTATCCCATAATGCACCTGCATGGAGCCTGTGACGCACATTCCtcattttcctcctcctctccattgtTGTCCTCCATCATCCTCGGCCCGCCCCACCTGCGCTCTCCTACCCCTACAGCCTATGGGTGGGCTGAAACACAAACAGGGTCGTATTCACTAGGCACCAAACGACAGAAAACTGGCTGAAtcggggagggactacctgaactcgTCCAATAAGAAACTCTTGTTTTCTGTTGCATATCCTAATGAGTACTACCCGGGACAACGAAAGCAGACCAGAGTCCAGGAGAACCTTCATCTCAGCCACCctgacctctgtctctctgaaggAAAATCGACAGTCAGggcgggcgggggggggggggatagactTCAGCAGCTTTTgcgagagagtagagagtatCTTGCTCCCACAAAGGCGAAATTATGAGAGTGGAGTGATTGGCTTCTTTTTTTAGAACTGTGCTGAGGTACAAGTCAATATTCATTGCCTTTGCTCTGCATCACTCTTCTTTATAGGTGCTGGCGAGAGGGAAGTGGGAgcgggggaagaggagggagagagagagagtgggggttctaggcaggggggaggaaggaaggtaGGCCAATCATTACACTTGTGAAGAGGTCTGACAGCCATCCAATTAACCTgatactgcccccccccccacacgccTCAGAGGTGCCATATAAAGCCCCACCAAACACCTACAGTACCCCCAGGTACTAGGACTGTTTTGTAACGAGCAGAGAGCCTCGATGTCTTAGACGGACTGGGTTCCACGACTCCCATGCATGGTTTCCGCTTTATCGATGTCCGCAGAGTCACTGGTGTAGAGTAAGGGGGGTGTTAGCTCTGTGAAgagctttctctctgtctctgtctgatggGAAAGGGGTTGGCTGTCTGTGGACTGGCCCCTATGCTTCTTTTACACGTCCTTTCTGTGACATGCCCTGTTCAGAGGTTATGGATCTGAAATAGCACATCAGTGGGGATGGCAATAATGAAATGATTCTACGCTTTAGTGAGCATCGAGCACAGCCTCGTCACATTTCATCAAAAGTCCTGCCTCGGATATTATTTCCGACCGCAGCGTAGACTTTGCTATTTTATACATCCTTTCGcttctttctccccttctctctttccctccctccctctcacatccATATCAGCACTGAGCGAACTGGTTGGATCCGGTGAGAGAGGCTGATGATGCTGTGTTAGGGATGgggaggctggtgtgtgtgtgtgtgtgtgtttctgtgatatGGGGAAACTGCAGTCCCAGTCCTGCTCTCGTATGCCATCGCGAGGCCTTGTCCTTCTGTACATCTGCAGACGGCCATGATCTTATAAGAACACATGGTTTTTCTTATAAGGAACCACACATTGCATTCACACGCACATTGACGGACAGTAATGAACGCTTAGGTTACAGTATATGGAATCGTATCGAATGGCGGCGAGAGGATATTATAAttgtctgtagtgtgtgtgtgtgtgtgtgtgtgtgtgtgtgtgtgtgtgtgtgtgtgtgtgtgtgtgtgtgtgtgtgtgtgtgttgctctcgtAACCCGATGGTTTGGTATATGTTGTTCTCTGTAGCCTGACAGTTCAAGTAGCTCAAGCCATTGTTAATGCGAGGTCGTTTTCCCAAACAACAACCGATTGCTCCAGAGGTCAGACTCATGGAAAATGTTTAAATATCACTGACGTTCAAGTTCTTAAAAAAAAGACACGGATGTGTTTTATTTTCAAATGCATATAGACACAATCATTTGAATTCCTTATTTTGGGCTTTGCATTTTCTGTCAATCAATTCCTAATCTCTGTTTAGGAGCTGTTTCCTGGACAGAGATGAAGCTATtatttctctctttttcaaaAGGCAGAAAACAATTTCAAtcaacagaaaatatttatttcGTTATTAATCCAGGAATAGGCTATATCTGAATCTGGGAAACCGGACCTTTCGGGTTTACGAGGACAGCACTGCATGCATACCATGCTCACCTCCACTTAGGAAGTGGAGGATTGTATATGTCAGGATGTTATCCATTTAAAAGCTCCTTTTCTATTTGAACCTCTTTGTTTACCAAGAGACCCTAATATAAAACCTAATGTCCCTGAGGTGAATGAGGGCGATGGCCGGCTTCGAGACGTCTGTCTCGCCATCCCCCTcagcatctcacacacacacacacacacacacacacacacacacacacacacacacacaccgtgatcTCTGGTGATCCCTGGTCCCTCTGTCGCGTCACATCGACCGGCTGGGACTTGGGGGCTGGACCATGCACCTTGAACTCTGACCcctgtctctgcttctgtctgtgtacctgtgtgtgtgtgtgtgtgtaggggacaTGAAGCAGCTGCTGGTATGGATCAGAGGGAACATGCTGAAGGAACGGCCAGAGCTCTTTGTCCAGGGAGATACTGTGTGAGtattatacacacacgcacaccgcaA
This window encodes:
- the LOC139410060 gene encoding ubiquitin-related modifier 1, which codes for MAAPIAIHLEFGGGAELLFGSVKEHHVTLPNQSEPWDMKQLLVWIRGNMLKERPELFVQGDTVRPGILVLINDADWELMGELEYELQDKDNVVFISTLHGG